A region of the Dreissena polymorpha isolate Duluth1 chromosome 6, UMN_Dpol_1.0, whole genome shotgun sequence genome:
CTCGGGATTTGGTAATGGCTATAAGGCCCCCTCCACCCTGGGAGTGTGTACGGTCATCTCTGTATACATCGTAATTAAGGGAGTCAGGATAGATCTCGGAAGTGTGAATCTCCGGTTTGAGCCATGTCTCGGTGCAACATATTACATCAGGTTTAGTTTGATTTATTACCTGGTGTTTTCGTGTAGGTTACTAGGCTATATTTATCAGACATCAAGCTTTTACGATAACATATAGATACAATACCGCACTTTATCGAACAAAACTGTATTAGCAATATGAGAATACCGTAGGTAACTTCGAAATAGATGCAAATGTAAAGATACCCGTAGAATATCCATGGCATGTTCAGACATAATACACAGATAACcgacaaacaacacattttaacacaaatatttttttaaaaatctttaagTATTATTTGATCATTTTCTTATTTCAATACATAACATCATAACACTTATATGCATCATACTCATAACACATTTAATCaacaactttttaattatttacttcaAGGTTTACACGCTTGCTCCAGCAAATACGTGTATGGTTTTTAGTATGGTATGGTTTAGTATGGTTTTTAGGCTCATGGAAATCAATGCCGTCCTGCTGCTTTATCCAGTCACAGACGTACTGCCAATCCGCAGACAGAACTGTACaccaatttattttacatttcacGCAAACGTCACGTGACTTTGACCATTCCACCATCGACTTTATAACTTGAACGGAAACACGTGTTGCAATGTATCTAACTCGCCTGATTGATACAGGAAAGTGATCGTGCAGCGGCATATCATCAAGTAGTGTATGTCGTAATTCAAGCGTGTGTAGACGTCTAAGGTTTTGAAGAGCTTCACAGAAAAGTTGAATATTCGTACACTCTGAAATCCCAAGAAAGCTGATGTTTTCACCAGTTGCTGACATCGACTCGAAGAGGACCCTTTCTGTTAATGGTGTTACGTTATTTAGTCTACATGACACCATATTGCTGCAGTCTACAGAGGTTATATCAATATCCGCGCAACATAACAAGTACTTGAGTTGTACACCATGTAGATCAATGTGACATGGGCGAACGAGTCTAAGATACAACAGTGTTTCTCTCGATTGCGATATAATTTCCTGCAAACAGTATTCGTTAACTGGTCCACCAAAAGAAATATAATCAAGACTAACAATGTTGGATATGTTCATATCTATTAAGGTTTTGGCCGCCTTTATTCTCTTCCATCTCTTTATTCTAATATGCTTTCTAATAAGAAAGAACAAATGATGGTCATGTACGATATGACTGTAATTTATATGTAGGTACGCTTGCTCGTTTGCCGTCCCTTCAATAAAGCCATCGCATACAATATTTTGAACTTTATGATTATGATAAAAAGACAAATCGCGTTCCTGAACATTTTTGGACAGTACATTTGTGAGGACATCCATGATGTGCTTTGACATTCTTTCAGCTGCTGGAGGACACATTCCGCACGTAAAGATGAACACCTGACCTATGTCCAAAATATGCGGACCATCACAAAAGGCCATCTGTAATGCTTGCATGATTGCGTCCATTTCTGTTTGATTCATGGCAATATACAACGATGATAGAAATTCCTGGATTGTTTTGTGCACAAACATATATGGAACATTCTTTTCCGGGCAAAGTGCCAAAGACTTTTTCTTTGTGATAATCCCTGTCTGAAGTATGTAATCTAGTTCTGTTTGCGTCATGAATTGTGTGATTTTGTTTTTTCGAAAGACAAGTGATGATTGTTTGTTAGTGTCTGTCAGCGTTTTAAATGCAAGTTCACTGGCGGAACAAACCAGCGACAAATTAGCCTGCACATACTCGGCTGTTTCTGTTCTTAATATATCTGGTATATCCCCACAATATTTTTCTCCGGCGGTAAattcttttatttgaagtttgTGCAGTCCCCTGGCTATATGCATATCTAGCATATTGATGTATAAAGCACAAAGTGAACCCATCGTTAAACGCCCAA
Encoded here:
- the LOC127835339 gene encoding uncharacterized protein LOC127835339 isoform X1 encodes the protein MSSTLSKIQSWLIEQYQAMCVAPVSMLDTDIDVPLERIYVTPSITELKRGQKHRNGVHDTDQPSPLGTDVSSYNGLLLRHGKPVNTIYIQGNPGCGKTTFSNKLVLDWCKAQSTIVTSKKNTSSTTTRKQTSKPTAFSDLDTLLEYKFMFFVSLRDYSGDSCNVNQMIKDALKRNDLDWDDSVWEHKCIVLTDAADEWYHPEIPFPPPSDSTCMCPKDRTMPLYLQRSNITNIITARPWKFADLTISDTLTRTFEISSVLDNKTLAKNVFRVLAEKDCISEKDQHAKSTDFFKEIKTQNLEHLITIPAMCVQLFHQFYVGRLTMGSLCALYINMLDMHIARGLHKLQIKEFTAGEKYCGDIPDILRTETAEYVQANLSLVCSASELAFKTLTDTNKQSSLVFRKNKITQFMTQTELDYILQTGIITKKKSLALCPEKNVPYMFVHKTIQEFLSSLYIAMNQTEMDAIMQALQMAFCDGPHILDIGQVFIFTCGMCPPAAERMSKHIMDVLTNVLSKNVQERDLSFYHNHKVQNIVCDGFIEGTANEQAYLHINYSHIVHDHHLFFLIRKHIRIKRWKRIKAAKTLIDMNISNIVSLDYISFGGPVNEYCLQEIISQSRETLLYLRLVRPCHIDLHGVQLKYLLCCADIDITSVDCSNMVSCRLNNVTPLTERVLFESMSATGENISFLGISECTNIQLFCEALQNLRRLHTLELRHTLLDDMPLHDHFPVSIRRVRYIATRVSVQVIKSMVEWSKSRDVCVKCKINWCTVLSADWQYVCDWIKQQDGIDFHEPKNHTKPYHTKNHTRICWSKRVNLEVNN